A region from the Aerosakkonema funiforme FACHB-1375 genome encodes:
- a CDS encoding PAS domain S-box protein, producing the protein MEDTTEGRKIQAEVRLLEAMTLAIAQSQDFHTALGEALRQVCEATGWKYGEVWIPRLDGTALECSPVWYGSTNNLEKFRKLSEALTFPHNIGLPGRVWSSKQPEWIKDVSNEPDSIFLRCQMALEPGLKAGLGIPILDSDRVLAVLVFFMFESREEDNQLVDLVSGVATQLGSLIAQKRMQEVLKTQARVLESMVEGVNMCDENGFIFFTNAAFDAMFGYERGESIGKHISDFDANSSGENAWLIERINQQLQIQGSWCGEFKNCKKDGTPFITYVRISALEISGKKYWICVREDITDRKIAEEELQTSKRRLANLIDSLPGIAFSCANDPQWSMKYLSEGCLDLTGYKSEELLGDGISYNALTHPEDLPKVLNAIKEAVSKKQPYVVEYRINTKFGLEKWLWEKGRAVFDEKGEVRGLEGFITDITDRKRAEEALLQERNFVSAILDTASSLVVVLNQEGKVIRLNRACEKTTGYLFDELRHKYFWDIFLIPEENKQVKAIFEDLQAGKSLNQHENYWLTKDGSLRLIAWSNSVLLDADGSVKYIIATGIDITDRKQAEEALRQAERQYRSIFENAVEGIFQTTVNGHYLIANPMLARIYGYDSPSELLSALTDIEHQLYVDCNRRAEFMSLVKERGAVWGFESQVYRKDGSVIWISENAYALYDGEGRLVGYEGTVVDITERKRAEATIQYQAYHDLLTNLPNRNLFNDRLDLSLANSHRNHNKLAVMFLDLDCFKTINDTLGHAVGDRLLQLVAERLTSCLREGDTVARWGGDEFTILLPQIHSLQEVGKVAQRLVDAFKLPFNLQDAELYISSSIGIALYPHDGQDLQTLLKNADMALYKAKENGRNNYQFHIEDNNLQNSVKPMKKRKARSPA; encoded by the coding sequence CGAATGCAGCCCAGTTTGGTACGGCAGTACTAACAATCTGGAGAAATTCAGAAAATTGAGCGAAGCATTGACGTTTCCTCATAACATAGGTCTACCCGGTCGAGTTTGGTCATCCAAGCAGCCAGAGTGGATTAAAGACGTTTCTAATGAACCAGATTCTATTTTTCTGCGCTGTCAGATGGCATTAGAACCCGGACTGAAAGCCGGGTTAGGAATACCCATACTCGATAGCGATCGAGTGCTGGCAGTTCTGGTATTTTTTATGTTTGAATCTCGTGAAGAAGACAATCAACTGGTAGATTTGGTTTCGGGGGTTGCCACTCAATTGGGTTCCCTGATCGCCCAGAAGCGGATGCAGGAGGTTTTGAAGACACAAGCGCGAGTGCTGGAAAGCATGGTAGAAGGTGTCAATATGTGCGACGAGAATGGATTTATATTTTTTACCAATGCAGCATTCGATGCGATGTTCGGATACGAGCGCGGTGAGTCGATCGGCAAACACATCTCAGATTTCGATGCCAATTCATCAGGAGAAAACGCTTGGCTTATAGAGCGAATAAACCAGCAGTTACAAATCCAAGGATCTTGGTGCGGGGAATTCAAAAATTGTAAAAAAGACGGCACGCCATTCATTACATATGTGAGGATAAGTGCCTTGGAAATTTCCGGAAAAAAGTATTGGATTTGCGTTCGAGAGGACATCACCGATCGCAAAATCGCAGAAGAGGAATTGCAAACAAGTAAGCGAAGGCTGGCCAACTTGATCGATTCCCTTCCCGGTATTGCTTTTTCCTGTGCAAACGATCCTCAATGGTCGATGAAATACCTCAGCGAAGGTTGCCTTGATTTAACTGGGTATAAAAGTGAAGAACTCTTAGGTGATGGAATTTCTTATAATGCTCTCACGCATCCGGAAGATTTACCGAAAGTTTTGAATGCCATTAAGGAAGCAGTAAGCAAAAAGCAACCTTATGTAGTAGAGTATCGAATTAATACAAAATTTGGCTTAGAAAAATGGCTGTGGGAAAAAGGAAGGGCAGTATTTGATGAAAAAGGGGAAGTGCGGGGACTCGAAGGTTTCATCACCGACATCACCGATCGCAAACGTGCCGAGGAAGCATTACTGCAAGAGCGCAACTTTGTTTCTGCAATCCTTGACACTGCTAGCAGTTTAGTAGTAGTTCTTAACCAAGAAGGAAAAGTTATTCGTTTGAATCGAGCTTGTGAAAAAACAACAGGATACCTATTTGATGAACTCAGGCATAAGTATTTCTGGGATATATTTTTGATTCCGGAAGAAAACAAGCAAGTTAAAGCTATATTTGAGGATTTACAAGCGGGTAAGTCGTTAAACCAGCATGAAAATTACTGGTTAACGAAAGACGGCAGCCTCCGACTGATTGCCTGGTCTAACAGTGTCCTCCTCGATGCCGATGGTTCCGTGAAATACATCATTGCGACTGGAATTGATATAACCGATCGCAAACAGGCAGAAGAAGCTTTGCGGCAGGCAGAACGCCAGTATCGCAGCATTTTTGAAAATGCTGTCGAAGGTATTTTCCAAACCACGGTAAATGGACATTACCTGATCGCAAATCCCATGTTAGCTCGAATTTACGGCTACGATTCACCATCAGAGTTGCTATCAGCTCTCACCGATATCGAGCATCAACTTTACGTAGACTGCAATCGCCGTGCTGAATTTATGAGCTTGGTCAAAGAACGGGGTGCTGTGTGGGGTTTTGAGTCGCAAGTTTATCGCAAAGACGGTAGCGTAATTTGGATTTCCGAAAATGCTTACGCGCTTTATGATGGTGAGGGTCGATTGGTGGGTTATGAAGGCACTGTTGTAGATATTACTGAGCGGAAGCGAGCAGAAGCGACAATTCAATATCAAGCATATCACGACTTGCTGACCAACTTGCCCAACCGCAACCTATTTAACGATCGCCTCGATTTATCCCTGGCAAATTCCCATAGAAATCATAACAAGCTGGCGGTAATGTTTTTGGATTTGGATTGTTTCAAGACGATCAACGATACTCTAGGTCATGCTGTGGGCGATCGTTTATTGCAACTTGTAGCAGAACGATTAACAAGCTGCTTGCGAGAAGGGGATACAGTCGCTCGGTGGGGAGGCGATGAATTCACTATATTACTGCCTCAAATTCATAGTTTGCAAGAAGTTGGCAAAGTTGCTCAAAGACTTGTAGATGCCTTCAAGCTGCCTTTCAATTTACAAGATGCCGAACTTTATATCAGTAGCAGCATTGGGATTGCTCTCTATCCCCATGACGGTCAAGATTTGCAAACCCTCTTAAAAAATGCAGATATGGCTTTATATAAAGCCAAAGAGAATGGACGAAATAACTATCAGTTTCACATCGAAGATAATAATTTACAAAATTCTGTTAAACCGATGAAGAAACGGAAAGCGCGATCGCCAGCTTGA